The genomic region GGTGACTAGCGGACGCACTCCGATGCCGACCACCGGAGCATGGGAGAAGGTAAAGGCGGTCAAGTGCTCCTACCGAGGGCAAGACGACCAGTGGGCGCAATGCATGCGCACCATCGGCGCCGAGGTCATCATTGACATGTTGGGGGCCGACGTGCACGGCACCTATGACGCCGCGCGCGAGACGTGCAAGCATTACGTCGCGTGCGGGTCAATCTGGATGTTCGGCGAACCCAAGGCCGTGCCGACACCGGAGGAGACGCAGACGGAGTGCCCGTTCGAGGGGTACGCCAAGCGCTATCGGGAGTTGCTGGAGATGCAGGAACAGGCGCGCGGGGAGGGCTTCGCCTTCACCGCCATCATGCCGCCCAACATCTGCGGCCCCGGCAAGGTCCCGCTGGAGGGACTCGGCGGTCGGAGCGTCGAGGTGCACGCGGCGCATCGCCGGGGCGAGCCGGTGCCGCTGCCCGAGCCGGGGCAGAACCTCATCGGGCCCTGTGACGCGGAAGACATCGCGCGCGCTTTCTTCCTCGCGGTGCAGCAGCGCGAGCGCGCCACCGGGGAGATCTTCAACGTCGGCTCGCGCTATGCGCTCACCGCGGTGAAGTTCATCGAGGCCTACGCCCGGATCTACGGCGTGACCATCCCTATCGAGTGGCACAGTTGGCAGGACTACGCCACCAATATCTCGCCGGCCCTGGGTGCTCATTTCCATTTCCGGGCGCACATGTGCCCCGACCTGACGAAGATTGCCGCGCGCCTCGGGTACGCGCCGCGCTACACGCCGGAGCAAACGCTGGAGCGCGCCGTGGACTGGATGAGACGGGAGGGGATCATCTAGCCCGAATCATGTACGAGAAGAGCAAGCGGCGCGCTCACCAGGAAGCGAGCGGACGGCTCGGCGTCAGCCGCCAGATGGCCTGGTCGAGGGAGAGCAGGCCGGACGCTTGCGGCTCCCCGGCGTCGCCGGTGTAGAAGATCGCCGATGCGTTGGAGGCGACGGCGACGGTACAGATGCCGGCGTCTCTGGTCACCCGCCGCAGCTTGCCGCGCTTCAGATGCAGCGCCCACAAGTCCTGGCTATCGAGCACCCACAGAGGAAAGAGAACCACCGGCGCGTCGCGGACCAGGACCGGGCTCGAGATGCTCCCCTGAATGTCGCGCAGCACCCAGCGGACTTCCCCCGTGCGTGCGTCGAGCACGCCCACCGAGATGGCGCGCTCAAGGGGCGGATGGGCCTGCCCGCGCACCCCGATCACCAGCCGCTCCGCATCGAGCGGCAGCGCCCAGTAAGCTTTCAGGTCCGATAAGAGAGTCGCTTCCCCGGTGATTGCATCCACCGACCAGATGCCGGCGGACTCACGGCGCCCCACCGCGACCAGCTCCCGCCCACCGCGCCAGGGCTGAATCGCCGACGATGCAGGCCGCAGCTTCAGCTTCGCCACCTCCCGCCGGCTG from Armatimonadota bacterium harbors:
- a CDS encoding NAD(P)-dependent oxidoreductase, whose amino-acid sequence is MKVCVIGGSGHVGQNLVPMLVGDGCDVTVVTSGRTPMPTTGAWEKVKAVKCSYRGQDDQWAQCMRTIGAEVIIDMLGADVHGTYDAARETCKHYVACGSIWMFGEPKAVPTPEETQTECPFEGYAKRYRELLEMQEQARGEGFAFTAIMPPNICGPGKVPLEGLGGRSVEVHAAHRRGEPVPLPEPGQNLIGPCDAEDIARAFFLAVQQRERATGEIFNVGSRYALTAVKFIEAYARIYGVTIPIEWHSWQDYATNISPALGAHFHFRAHMCPDLTKIAARLGYAPRYTPEQTLERAVDWMRREGII